Part of the Nitrospirota bacterium genome, GGTGGCCGCGATGGACACCGTCGAAGTTCCCGATGGTCACCACGGGGTTCGGGAAGCTCAGTGTCTGATCGAGGGTCTTAATTATTTCCATACGGCGTCGAGCCGGGCAGGGATGGATGTCCCGCGCTTCCCCTGGAGAGCGCCTGCAGTTTGCGGTAAATAGCCTGCACCTGCTGCCTCGTGCTCTCGAGTCCGGCGCTGTTGTCTATGGTGAAGTCGGCCCTGTTCGCCTTCATCTCGATCGGGAACTGGCTCGAGAGCCTTCTCATCGCTTCCTCCTCGGATACCCCTTTCTCCTGAAGCCGCTTCAACGTGGTCTCCTCATCGGCGAAGACGGTGATTATCCGGTCGAACTTGCTCTGGTAGCTCCGCTCGAAGAGCACCGGCGCCTCTATGATCACGACATCCGCCCGGGAGCCGAGGGCGGCGATCTTCTCCTTCACGGCATCGAACACCTTCGGGTGGAGGATATTTTCGAGCGCTATTCTCAGCGGCGCGGACTGGAAGACGATGCCTGCCAGCCGCTGCCGGTCGATAGTGCTGTCCCGCACGACCTCCTCGCCGAAGGCATTTTTAACCGCATCGATGACCGGCTGCTCCCCCAGCAGCTCGCCCACGACGGCATCCGTGTCGATCGTGAACGCGCCGAGCTCTCTGAAGAGGCGCGCTACCGTGCTCTTCCCCATCCCGTAGTTACCGGTGAGGCCGACGATGATCATTGCGCCCCCTCGGCCTTTTTCTTCAGTGCAGCGAGCACCTTGAGGGCCTTCTGTGGTGTGAGCGCATCGAGGTCGAGGCCGAGGAGCTCGCGGGTGACCGGGTCGCCGCTGAAAAAGAGGTCCATCTGCGCGTGGCGCGGCACCAACGCCTTCGCCTCCTTCTTCTCGAGCTTGTCGAGGACGACTTTCGCCCTCTCGATGACCGTTTCGGGGAGCCCGGCGAGACGGGCGACCTGTATCCCGTAGCTTTTATCCGCGGGCCCCTTCTCGATCTTCCGCAGGAAGATGACCTCGTCTCCCCACTCCTTTACCACCACGTTGTAGTTCCTGATGCCGTCCATGGTGAGCGCGAGGTCGGTCAGCTCGTTGTAGTGCGTCGCGAAGAGGGTGCGCGCCTTGATGCTGCCCGCGAGATGCTCGGCGACCGACCAGGCGATGCTGATGCCGTCGAAGGTGCTGGTCCCCCGTCCGACCTCGTCGAGCAGCACCAGGCTCCGGCCGGTGGCATTGTTGAGAATATTCGCCGTCTCGATCATCTCGACCATGAAGGTGCTCTGTCCCTTGGTAATGTAATCGGATGCCCCGATGCGCGTGAATATCCTGTCCGCCAGCCCGATGACGGCGCTCGCCGCGGGGACGAGGGAGCCCATCTGCGCCATGAGGACGATGAGCGCGACCTGGCGCATATAGGTCGACTTGCCCGCCATGTTCGGTCCC contains:
- the coaE gene encoding dephospho-CoA kinase (Dephospho-CoA kinase (CoaE) performs the final step in coenzyme A biosynthesis.), whose protein sequence is MIIVGLTGNYGMGKSTVARLFRELGAFTIDTDAVVGELLGEQPVIDAVKNAFGEEVVRDSTIDRQRLAGIVFQSAPLRIALENILHPKVFDAVKEKIAALGSRADVVIIEAPVLFERSYQSKFDRIITVFADEETTLKRLQEKGVSEEEAMRRLSSQFPIEMKANRADFTIDNSAGLESTRQQVQAIYRKLQALSRGSAGHPSLPGSTPYGNN